In a genomic window of Diabrotica undecimpunctata isolate CICGRU chromosome 2, icDiaUnde3, whole genome shotgun sequence:
- the LOC140433402 gene encoding DNA polymerase epsilon subunit 3-like, with protein sequence MAERLEDLNLPNTTVQKIIKEVLPDSVYIGKDARSALSRAASVFVLYVTSQASNEAQNNNRKMLIANDVLKALEELEFENFIEPLEEVLKEHVNSKSKKQVKNKKSNIEENNEVEEGDEAQESMDDQ encoded by the exons ATGGCGGAAAGATTGGAAGACTTGAATTTACCGAATACAACAGTACAGAAAATTATTAAGGAGGTACTTCCTGATTCTGTTTATATAGGAAAGGATGCAAGGTCTGCTTTGTCGAGAGCTGCCTCGGTGTTTGTTCTCTATGTTACGTCTCAAGCATCAAATGAAGCTCAAAACAATAACAGAAAAATGTTAATTGCAAATGATGTTTTAAAAGCTTTAGAAGAATTGGAGTTTGAAAATTTTATAGAGCCACTAGAAGAAGTTTTAAAAG aaCATGTCAATTCAAAATCTAAAAAGCaggttaaaaataaaaagtctaatattgaagaaaataaTGAAGTGGAAGAAGGAGATGAAGCACAAGAGAGTATGGATGATCAATAA